A section of the Alkalihalobacillus sp. LMS39 genome encodes:
- a CDS encoding AtpZ/AtpI family protein: protein MSLGRRSMRAMALVSIISSYIVGGVLAGVFIGNWIDERFATKPLFLIIFLLLGIGSGFYGVYKVIQPYLGDNEQ from the coding sequence ATGTCATTAGGTAGACGTTCTATGCGGGCAATGGCGCTCGTTTCGATTATTTCATCGTATATTGTAGGCGGGGTGCTTGCCGGTGTTTTTATCGGAAATTGGATAGATGAACGTTTTGCTACAAAACCACTATTCCTTATCATTTTTCTACTACTAGGAATTGGTTCGGGTTTTTACGGTGTTTATAAAGTAATCCAACCATATTTAGGAGACAATGAACAATGA
- a CDS encoding IS3 family transposase, with protein sequence MKFYFIYSHRDEHLVVKMCEVLSVSKSGYYKWVSSQNRESTEREKKRDELKKKIQQSFHTSFGTYGSPRVHDDLIDLGYIVSQKTVARLMKEMGLKATPEEKYIVTTDSNHDERIYPNLLNQNFKVDSPNKVWVTDITYIWTLEGWVYLASVMDLFSRKIVGWSQSSSMKKDLPLKALQMAITTRQPPEGLIHHSDRGSQYCSTDYIQTLKEKRMIISMSRTGNPYDNACIESFHATIKKELIYRRRFKTRSEAIKTVNYYINNFYNERRKHSTLGYFSPNNFERKYSTSIESVS encoded by the coding sequence ATGAAATTTTATTTCATATATTCCCACCGAGATGAGCACTTGGTTGTGAAGATGTGCGAAGTCCTATCTGTATCTAAGAGTGGGTATTACAAATGGGTATCCAGTCAAAATAGAGAATCGACCGAACGAGAAAAGAAGAGAGATGAACTTAAAAAAAAGATACAACAATCATTTCATACAAGTTTTGGGACATACGGAAGCCCAAGGGTTCATGATGATTTGATTGATTTGGGATATATAGTTTCCCAAAAGACCGTTGCACGGTTAATGAAAGAAATGGGCCTAAAGGCGACACCTGAAGAAAAATATATAGTTACTACAGATTCTAATCATGACGAGCGAATTTATCCTAATTTACTTAACCAAAATTTCAAAGTAGATAGCCCTAATAAGGTTTGGGTAACGGACATTACTTATATTTGGACATTAGAGGGCTGGGTTTATTTAGCCTCTGTCATGGATTTGTTTTCGAGAAAAATTGTAGGATGGAGTCAAAGTTCGTCAATGAAAAAGGATTTACCATTAAAAGCTCTACAGATGGCTATTACGACGCGTCAACCGCCCGAGGGGTTAATTCATCACTCTGATCGTGGTTCTCAATATTGTTCAACAGACTATATTCAAACATTAAAAGAAAAAAGAATGATAATAAGTATGAGTAGAACAGGAAACCCTTATGACAACGCTTGTATCGAATCTTTTCACGCAACTATTAAGAAGGAATTGATTTACAGGAGGCGCTTTAAAACTCGTTCAGAAGCTATTAAAACGGTCAACTACTATATTAATAATTTTTATAATGAAAGAAGAAAACATTCAACCTTAGGATATTTCTCTCCAAATAATTTTGAGAGAAAATATAGCACAAGCATAGAATCAGTCTCATAA
- a CDS encoding DUF1722 domain-containing protein: MVENVTSKKVIKNVVERMWSSNKYDVMARGYEYYKKMKPILQRNSVANVSLFYQFLLKCKSLPYSKKGVTTTYEHVWGYYKSEATDEEKTRYKQLVSRLQEIELIFYKFPNVVVDAVTFIRELNEKYPKPYITQSNFIYPKPEWNIVIVKGNHYSIFDGVVTKV; the protein is encoded by the coding sequence ATGGTAGAAAACGTAACAAGTAAAAAGGTAATAAAAAATGTGGTAGAACGAATGTGGTCATCAAATAAATACGATGTTATGGCAAGAGGCTATGAATATTATAAAAAAATGAAGCCCATCCTACAACGAAATTCCGTTGCCAACGTTTCCTTATTCTATCAATTCTTACTAAAGTGTAAGTCGCTGCCATATTCAAAAAAAGGAGTAACAACAACATATGAACATGTGTGGGGTTATTATAAAAGCGAGGCAACAGATGAAGAAAAAACTCGGTATAAACAATTAGTCAGTCGATTACAAGAAATAGAGTTGATTTTCTATAAGTTTCCTAACGTTGTAGTCGATGCAGTTACTTTTATAAGAGAGTTAAATGAAAAATACCCAAAACCTTATATTACACAGTCTAATTTTATTTATCCAAAACCTGAATGGAACATCGTTATAGTGAAAGGAAATCACTATTCCATTTTTGATGGTGTCGTAACAAAAGTTTAA
- a CDS encoding F0F1 ATP synthase subunit epsilon, protein MEKTMNASVVTPDGTVFDGDVEMVVVKAQSGELGILPRHIPLVAPLTVGPVRIKKGNNVQFIAVSGGFIEVRPDKVTILAETAEMPSDIDVARARAAKERAERRINEAKQDEIDFKRAQLALKKAITRLEVAGK, encoded by the coding sequence ATGGAGAAGACGATGAATGCGAGTGTTGTAACTCCTGATGGCACGGTTTTTGACGGAGATGTAGAGATGGTCGTTGTGAAAGCTCAAAGCGGTGAGCTTGGAATTCTACCACGCCACATACCGTTAGTGGCTCCTCTAACCGTTGGACCCGTTCGTATAAAAAAAGGCAATAACGTTCAATTTATTGCAGTAAGTGGCGGATTTATTGAAGTGCGCCCTGACAAAGTAACAATTTTAGCGGAAACCGCTGAAATGCCATCAGATATTGATGTCGCTCGTGCTCGTGCTGCAAAAGAACGTGCGGAGCGCCGCATAAATGAAGCAAAGCAAGATGAAATTGACTTCAAGCGCGCGCAATTAGCTTTGAAAAAAGCAATTACTCGTCTAGAAGTAGCTGGAAAATAA
- the atpG gene encoding ATP synthase F1 subunit gamma: MASLRDIKTRINSTTKTKKITKAMQMVSAAKLNRAQEKAKGFFPYTEKIREVVAGIASGNTEASHPMLQSRPVKKTGYVVITSDRGLAGAYNASLVRELLTTLNKRHKSPDEYSIIVIGRIGRDLLKRRNMPIIQELIGLSDQVEFSDVKNLTSTTVDMFQDELFDELYLWYNHFVSPITQEVTEKKVLPLTDLADDSSAQSEYIYEPSAEAILEQLLPQYAESVIYGALLDAKASEFGARMTAMSAATDNAGALIDSLTLSYNRARQAAITQEITEIVGGAAALE, from the coding sequence ATGGCCTCACTACGAGATATAAAAACACGTATTAATTCGACGACAAAAACAAAAAAGATTACAAAAGCGATGCAAATGGTATCAGCTGCAAAACTAAACCGTGCACAAGAAAAGGCGAAAGGGTTTTTTCCTTACACTGAAAAAATTCGTGAAGTCGTTGCCGGGATTGCTTCAGGTAATACAGAGGCGTCGCATCCGATGCTACAATCGCGTCCGGTGAAAAAGACAGGATATGTTGTGATTACATCTGACCGAGGACTTGCAGGTGCGTATAATGCAAGCTTAGTTCGTGAGTTATTAACAACACTCAACAAACGTCATAAATCACCAGATGAGTATTCGATTATTGTGATTGGGCGAATTGGTCGTGATTTATTAAAAAGACGGAACATGCCTATTATTCAAGAATTGATTGGGTTATCTGACCAAGTCGAGTTTAGTGATGTAAAGAACTTAACAAGTACAACGGTCGATATGTTCCAAGACGAGTTATTTGACGAGTTATACCTTTGGTACAATCATTTCGTAAGCCCGATTACACAAGAGGTGACCGAAAAGAAAGTGTTGCCATTAACTGATCTTGCTGATGACAGTTCAGCACAGTCGGAATATATTTATGAGCCTTCAGCAGAAGCCATTTTAGAGCAACTATTACCACAGTATGCAGAGAGTGTTATCTATGGCGCATTATTAGATGCAAAAGCAAGTGAGTTTGGAGCACGTATGACAGCAATGAGTGCTGCAACGGACAATGCTGGTGCATTAATTGATAGTCTGACTCTTTCATACAACAGGGCACGTCAAGCTGCCATTACACAAGAAATTACAGAGATTGTCGGCGGTGCCGCTGCTCTAGAATAG
- a CDS encoding ATP synthase subunit I: MITFQAKMKGYTYISIIFGFVFLVGALLTPFQPHFLGLFLGFTASYISLWTIYRKTAVVGEISANPKNISFISYALAGFGIVIRYGLAIFAVTIAFRYPDAVHLLSVIAGLSLIYVIILLDMIIQFVRKR, translated from the coding sequence ATGATAACGTTTCAAGCAAAAATGAAGGGATATACGTATATTTCAATCATTTTTGGATTCGTTTTCCTTGTTGGAGCACTCTTAACTCCATTTCAACCTCATTTTTTAGGTTTGTTTCTTGGTTTTACGGCTAGTTATATTAGCTTGTGGACCATTTACCGTAAAACCGCTGTTGTTGGTGAAATATCAGCCAACCCAAAAAACATTTCATTTATATCCTATGCACTAGCTGGTTTTGGTATTGTCATACGTTATGGACTAGCTATCTTTGCGGTTACGATAGCTTTTCGCTATCCAGATGCCGTTCACTTACTTTCGGTCATTGCAGGGTTATCCCTGATTTATGTCATTATATTACTTGATATGATAATTCAATTCGTTAGAAAGAGGTGA
- a CDS encoding F0F1 ATP synthase subunit delta, translating into MSNKAVANRYAVALFQLAKEKGLVQQIETELQLVKEVVGNTPEMMTVLLNPKVRVEEKQNIVKTGFGQNVSELVMHTLLLLVERKRVEALVPLVDEYKLLSYQEQNVAEAKVYSAYPLSEQEKTDLSVLFAQKVGKSKLIIENIIDKNLIAGITIRIGDRIYDGSVKGQLTRLERNLLQKS; encoded by the coding sequence ATGAGCAACAAAGCAGTAGCCAATCGTTATGCTGTTGCTCTTTTTCAGTTAGCAAAAGAAAAAGGTTTAGTTCAACAAATCGAAACTGAGCTACAGCTAGTAAAAGAAGTAGTGGGCAATACTCCTGAAATGATGACTGTTCTATTAAATCCGAAAGTTCGGGTAGAAGAAAAACAGAATATCGTGAAAACGGGTTTTGGTCAAAACGTAAGTGAACTTGTGATGCATACATTGCTTTTGCTTGTTGAACGCAAGCGTGTGGAAGCACTTGTTCCGTTAGTGGATGAATATAAATTGCTATCATACCAAGAGCAAAATGTGGCTGAAGCAAAAGTGTATTCTGCCTACCCATTATCAGAGCAAGAAAAGACGGACTTATCTGTCTTATTTGCACAAAAAGTTGGAAAATCGAAATTAATTATTGAAAATATTATTGATAAAAACCTCATAGCCGGTATTACGATTCGCATCGGTGACCGCATTTATGATGGCAGTGTGAAAGGCCAGCTTACTCGCCTGGAACGTAATCTCTTGCAAAAAAGCTAG
- a CDS encoding NADH-quinone oxidoreductase subunit A produces MDPLYNLYQNNYLVVAVFVILGILLPLVALTAGRVLRPHKPTEEKYTTYESGVEPTGGSWVQFNVRYYMFALLFVLFDVETVFLYPWAVAYDDLGIFALIEMVIFMVMLFIGLLYAWKKKVLTWI; encoded by the coding sequence ATGGATCCATTGTATAATCTATATCAAAACAACTATTTAGTCGTCGCTGTGTTTGTCATTCTTGGTATATTGCTACCATTGGTTGCGCTTACAGCCGGGCGCGTATTACGTCCTCATAAGCCAACGGAAGAAAAGTACACGACATACGAAAGTGGGGTTGAACCGACTGGTGGAAGTTGGGTTCAATTTAACGTGCGTTATTATATGTTTGCCCTCCTTTTTGTATTATTTGATGTGGAAACGGTATTTTTATATCCGTGGGCTGTTGCCTATGATGATTTAGGTATTTTTGCACTAATTGAGATGGTTATTTTTATGGTTATGCTTTTTATTGGCTTACTATATGCCTGGAAAAAGAAGGTGTTGACATGGATTTAA
- the atpE gene encoding F0F1 ATP synthase subunit C: protein MEALAVAIVAGLAAIGGSIAVAIIVRATLEGVTRQPELRGQLQTLMFIGVPLAEAVPIIAIVISFILLFQ, encoded by the coding sequence ATGGAAGCATTAGCAGTAGCAATCGTAGCAGGTCTAGCAGCAATCGGTGGTTCTATCGCCGTTGCCATTATCGTAAGAGCAACTCTTGAAGGTGTCACTCGTCAACCAGAATTACGTGGTCAATTACAAACTTTAATGTTCATTGGGGTACCTCTTGCTGAGGCGGTTCCAATTATCGCGATCGTTATTTCATTCATCCTTTTATTCCAATAA
- the atpF gene encoding F0F1 ATP synthase subunit B, translating into MDFVIPWGSIIYQLVAFLILLWAISKFALKPMMGLMEKRQQMVNEQIDFAEKDRKEAEKYLEQQRKEIENARQEAQSILENAKKMSEKQAQDIIVSAKGEAERIKDSALAEIKREKEQAVSSLRDQVASLSVLIATKVIEKELNEAEQQKFIEDYLKEVGEEL; encoded by the coding sequence TTGGATTTTGTGATTCCTTGGGGTTCGATCATATATCAATTAGTTGCCTTTCTTATACTGTTATGGGCGATAAGTAAGTTTGCGTTAAAACCGATGATGGGCTTAATGGAAAAGCGCCAACAAATGGTTAATGAGCAAATTGACTTTGCTGAAAAAGACCGTAAAGAGGCTGAAAAATATTTAGAACAACAACGTAAAGAAATTGAGAATGCAAGACAAGAAGCACAATCAATTCTTGAAAATGCAAAGAAAATGAGCGAGAAGCAAGCTCAAGATATTATCGTATCTGCTAAAGGTGAGGCAGAGCGTATTAAAGATTCTGCACTTGCAGAAATCAAGCGTGAAAAAGAACAAGCTGTTTCTTCTCTTCGTGACCAAGTTGCATCATTATCAGTATTAATTGCAACGAAAGTGATTGAAAAAGAACTGAACGAAGCAGAACAGCAAAAGTTCATTGAAGACTATCTTAAAGAAGTAGGCGAAGAGCTATGA
- the atpA gene encoding F0F1 ATP synthase subunit alpha gives MSSIKAEEISSLIKQQIENFQSNIEVSDVGTVIRVGDGIALAHGLENVMSGELLEFSNGVMGMAQNLEENNVGIIILGPYTDIREGDEVKRTGRIMEVPVGEALLGRVVNPLGQPLDGQGPIETAKARPIESPAPGVMDRKSVHEPLQTGIKSIDALIPIGRGQRELIIGDRQTGKTAVAIDTILNQKDQDMICIYVAIGQKESTVAGVVESLRQKGALDYTIVVTASASEPAPLQFLAPYAGVTMGEEFMYNGKHVLVIYDDLTKQAAAYRELSLLLRRPPGREAYPGDVFYLHSRLLERAAKLSDAKGGGSLTALPFIETQAGDVSAYIPTNVISITDGQIFLQSDLFHSGVRPAVNAGLSVSRVGGSAQIKAMRKVSGTLRLDLASYRELEAFAQFGSDLDRATLAKLERGARTVEVLKQGLHEPLPVEKQVAILYALTKGFLDDIPVGDIKRFEAEYFAFLEHNKKELLEHIRTTGGLPEDSDFKAAIDEFKKGFNVTK, from the coding sequence ATGAGCAGCATCAAAGCAGAAGAAATTAGCTCTTTGATTAAACAGCAGATTGAAAACTTTCAATCAAATATTGAAGTATCCGACGTTGGTACAGTTATTCGTGTCGGTGACGGTATTGCTTTAGCACATGGCCTTGAAAACGTAATGAGTGGAGAGTTACTTGAGTTTTCAAATGGCGTCATGGGTATGGCACAAAACTTAGAAGAAAATAATGTTGGTATCATTATTTTAGGACCATATACAGACATTCGTGAAGGTGACGAAGTCAAACGTACAGGACGTATCATGGAAGTTCCTGTAGGTGAAGCTCTTTTAGGTCGAGTGGTGAATCCTCTTGGTCAACCATTAGACGGACAAGGACCAATTGAAACAGCAAAAGCTAGACCAATCGAAAGTCCAGCTCCTGGAGTTATGGACCGTAAATCCGTTCATGAGCCACTTCAAACGGGAATTAAATCGATTGATGCACTTATTCCGATCGGACGTGGACAACGTGAGTTAATTATCGGTGACCGTCAAACAGGGAAAACAGCTGTTGCAATCGATACAATTTTAAACCAAAAAGACCAAGACATGATTTGTATTTATGTAGCGATCGGTCAAAAAGAATCTACTGTTGCAGGTGTAGTGGAATCATTACGCCAAAAAGGTGCGCTTGATTATACGATCGTCGTTACTGCAAGTGCATCTGAACCAGCTCCATTGCAATTTTTAGCTCCGTATGCTGGGGTTACAATGGGTGAAGAGTTCATGTACAACGGGAAACATGTTCTTGTTATTTATGATGACTTAACAAAACAAGCAGCAGCTTATCGTGAGCTTTCTTTATTACTTCGTCGTCCTCCAGGTCGTGAAGCTTATCCAGGGGATGTATTCTACTTACATTCACGCTTACTTGAGCGCGCGGCAAAGCTTAGTGATGCAAAAGGTGGCGGTTCTTTAACAGCCCTTCCTTTCATTGAAACACAAGCTGGGGATGTATCAGCTTATATTCCAACAAACGTAATTTCCATCACGGATGGACAAATTTTCTTACAATCTGATTTATTCCACTCTGGTGTTCGTCCAGCGGTAAACGCAGGTCTTTCTGTATCCCGTGTTGGAGGTTCAGCGCAAATTAAAGCGATGAGAAAAGTATCAGGTACACTTCGTCTTGACTTAGCTTCTTATCGTGAGCTTGAAGCATTTGCACAGTTTGGTTCAGACTTAGACCGTGCGACATTAGCAAAGTTAGAGCGTGGTGCTCGTACTGTTGAAGTATTAAAACAAGGATTACACGAGCCACTTCCAGTTGAAAAACAAGTAGCGATTCTTTATGCACTAACAAAAGGATTCCTTGATGATATTCCAGTTGGTGATATTAAGCGCTTTGAAGCAGAATATTTTGCATTCTTAGAGCACAACAAAAAAGAATTACTTGAGCACATTCGTACAACTGGTGGTCTTCCAGAAGATAGCGATTTTAAAGCGGCTATTGACGAATTCAAAAAAGGGTTTAACGTTACAAAATAA
- the atpB gene encoding F0F1 ATP synthase subunit A produces MDHIAPMRDYFGIWFNMSSVLMTTVVCIIVFSVVFFGSRRLAMRPSGMQNFLEWAIEFVQNIIKANMDWKTGGRFTALAFTLLFFVFTANMVGIPFEIANYTTHEAWWKSPTSDPALTLSLAALVIILTHIYGIKLQGFGEYGRNYFRPVPFLFPFKVIEEFANTLTLGMRLFGNIYAKEILMILIVGLGSAGITSLTAGGIFTGVLTIFPLVIWQAFSVFIGAIQAYIFAMLAMVYMAHKVEHH; encoded by the coding sequence ATGGATCATATTGCACCAATGCGAGATTATTTCGGGATATGGTTTAATATGTCATCTGTGTTGATGACGACTGTTGTCTGTATAATCGTTTTCAGTGTCGTGTTTTTCGGCTCTAGGCGTTTAGCTATGAGACCTTCCGGCATGCAAAACTTTCTAGAATGGGCTATCGAGTTTGTCCAAAACATTATTAAAGCCAACATGGATTGGAAAACAGGTGGTCGATTTACCGCATTAGCGTTTACGCTTCTCTTTTTCGTGTTTACTGCCAATATGGTAGGTATCCCATTTGAGATTGCAAACTATACAACGCATGAAGCATGGTGGAAATCACCGACTTCTGACCCTGCCCTAACATTAAGTTTAGCAGCCCTTGTCATTATCTTGACACACATTTATGGGATTAAGCTTCAAGGTTTCGGTGAATATGGAAGAAACTATTTCCGTCCCGTCCCGTTTTTATTCCCATTTAAAGTCATTGAGGAGTTTGCCAATACATTAACATTGGGAATGCGTCTATTTGGTAACATTTACGCAAAAGAAATCTTAATGATTTTAATCGTTGGGTTAGGAAGTGCAGGAATAACCTCGCTTACAGCAGGAGGAATTTTTACTGGGGTATTAACAATATTCCCACTAGTCATTTGGCAAGCATTTAGTGTGTTTATTGGAGCGATTCAAGCGTATATCTTTGCGATGTTAGCAATGGTATATATGGCACACAAAGTTGAACATCATTAA
- a CDS encoding transposase has protein sequence MGKHHDHEYKEYVAKLVVEEGRVAREVAYELEIPTTTIHRWVQNYKGKVKAAKEPSEYVTPSELEKLKKAHQKEIEKLKEENEILKKAMHIFTKNQG, from the coding sequence ATGGGTAAGCACCATGATCATGAATATAAGGAGTATGTGGCTAAATTAGTTGTAGAAGAGGGAAGAGTGGCACGCGAGGTGGCTTATGAACTGGAAATCCCAACTACAACGATACACAGGTGGGTTCAAAATTATAAAGGGAAAGTAAAGGCAGCAAAAGAACCATCAGAATATGTGACTCCTTCGGAGTTAGAAAAGCTAAAAAAAGCACATCAAAAAGAAATTGAAAAGCTTAAGGAGGAAAATGAGATATTAAAAAAGGCCATGCATATCTTCACGAAAAACCAGGGATGA
- the atpD gene encoding F0F1 ATP synthase subunit beta: MNKGRITQVMGPVVDVTFDDGNLPEIYNALRIEQTGSATNAVDVNVTLEVAIHLGDNTVRTVAMGSTDGLVRGTEVLDTGAPISVPVGEVTLGRVFNVLGESIDLDGPIPADVKKDPIHRPSPKFEELSTKAEILETGIKVVDLLAPYIKGGKIGLFGGAGVGKTVLIQELINNIAQEHGGISVFAGVGERTREGNDLYYEMKDSGVIAKTAMVFGQMNEPPGARMRVALTGLTMAEHFRDKEGADVLLFIDNIFRFTQAGSEVSALLGRMPSAVGYQPTLATEMGQLQERITSTKVGSVTSIQAIYVPADDYTDPAPATTFAHLDATTNLERKLSEMGIYPAVDPLASTSRALSPEIVGEEHYAVARQVQQTLQKYKELQDIIAILGMDGLSEEDKQIVHRARRIQFFLSQNFHVAEQFTGQPGSYVPVKETIQGFKEILEGKYDDLPEDAFRLVGRIEEVVEKAKEMQ, from the coding sequence ATGAATAAAGGTCGCATTACTCAGGTTATGGGTCCAGTTGTTGACGTAACATTCGACGATGGAAACTTACCAGAGATTTATAACGCACTGAGAATTGAGCAAACAGGCTCAGCAACAAATGCGGTTGATGTAAACGTAACGTTAGAAGTTGCGATTCATTTAGGCGATAATACCGTTCGTACGGTTGCGATGGGTTCAACAGATGGACTTGTTCGTGGAACAGAAGTATTAGATACAGGAGCTCCGATTTCTGTACCTGTTGGTGAAGTGACATTAGGTCGTGTATTTAACGTATTAGGGGAGTCCATTGACCTTGATGGTCCAATTCCTGCAGACGTGAAAAAAGATCCAATCCACCGCCCATCACCAAAATTCGAAGAGTTATCAACAAAAGCTGAAATTCTTGAGACTGGAATTAAAGTTGTTGACTTACTTGCACCATATATTAAAGGTGGAAAAATCGGTTTGTTCGGAGGAGCCGGTGTTGGTAAAACAGTATTAATTCAAGAATTAATCAACAACATCGCTCAAGAACACGGTGGTATTTCCGTTTTCGCTGGTGTTGGTGAGCGTACTCGTGAAGGAAATGACCTTTACTATGAAATGAAAGACTCTGGAGTTATCGCAAAAACAGCGATGGTATTCGGACAAATGAATGAGCCACCTGGAGCGCGTATGCGTGTTGCCCTAACAGGTCTTACAATGGCAGAACATTTCCGTGATAAAGAAGGCGCGGACGTATTATTGTTCATCGATAACATTTTCCGTTTCACGCAAGCCGGTTCTGAGGTATCAGCCTTATTAGGTCGTATGCCATCAGCCGTTGGTTACCAGCCAACACTTGCAACAGAGATGGGACAGTTACAAGAACGTATTACATCAACTAAAGTTGGTTCTGTTACATCAATCCAAGCGATTTATGTACCTGCCGATGACTACACTGACCCGGCACCAGCGACAACATTTGCTCACTTAGACGCAACAACAAACTTAGAGCGTAAACTTTCTGAGATGGGGATTTACCCTGCGGTTGACCCGCTTGCATCAACATCTCGTGCCCTTTCTCCGGAAATCGTAGGAGAAGAGCATTATGCTGTTGCTCGTCAAGTACAGCAAACACTACAAAAATATAAAGAATTACAAGATATTATCGCGATCCTTGGTATGGATGGATTATCAGAAGAAGATAAGCAAATCGTTCACCGTGCGCGTCGTATCCAATTCTTCTTATCACAAAACTTCCACGTTGCCGAGCAATTTACCGGACAACCTGGTTCATATGTTCCTGTTAAAGAAACAATCCAAGGATTTAAAGAAATTCTTGAAGGAAAATATGATGATTTACCTGAAGATGCGTTCCGTCTTGTTGGACGTATTGAAGAAGTTGTTGAAAAAGCAAAAGAAATGCAATAA
- a CDS encoding NADH-quinone oxidoreductase subunit B has translation MDLNLDSLTKQEREELEQNIFFTTLEQVKAWARSNSIWPLTFGLACCAIEMMGTGASHYDQDRFGVIFRTSPRQSDCMIVSGTVTKKMAPILKRLYDQMPEPKWVIAMGSCATAGGPYVKSYAVVKGVDQIVPVDVYIPGCPPNPAALIYGINKLQEKIRYEAKTGKRVTSQ, from the coding sequence ATGGATTTAAACTTAGACAGTTTAACGAAACAAGAACGTGAAGAGTTAGAGCAAAATATATTTTTTACAACGTTAGAACAAGTGAAAGCTTGGGCGAGAAGTAACTCGATTTGGCCGTTAACGTTTGGGTTAGCCTGTTGTGCGATTGAGATGATGGGAACAGGAGCTTCACATTATGACCAAGACCGATTTGGTGTCATCTTCCGTACATCACCGCGTCAATCTGACTGTATGATCGTTTCTGGAACGGTGACAAAAAAAATGGCACCAATTTTAAAACGCTTATATGATCAAATGCCAGAACCAAAATGGGTGATTGCAATGGGGTCCTGTGCTACCGCAGGCGGACCATATGTGAAATCATATGCCGTAGTTAAAGGAGTCGACCAGATTGTTCCTGTCGATGTTTATATTCCTGGCTGTCCACCAAACCCCGCTGCACTTATTTATGGAATAAATAAATTACAAGAAAAAATCCGTTATGAAGCAAAGACTGGGAAGCGGGTGAC